One genomic segment of Nevskia ramosa DSM 11499 includes these proteins:
- the ctaD gene encoding cytochrome c oxidase subunit I — MANTHDHSHDHSHGHDHAHDDHHHGPAKGVMRWIKTTNHKDLGTLYLWFSFTMFFIGGLMSLVIRAELFQPGMQFIDPEFYNQMITLHALVMIFGGVMPAFVGLANWMVPMMIGCSDLALPRVNNWGFWILPFAFSMLLSTLFLPGGGPAGGWTLYPPLVLQGGASFPLTIFAIHMLGISSITGAINVVVTIMNMRAPGMTLLKMPLFVWTWLITAYLLIAVMPVLAGAVTMLLTDKYFGTSFFNAAGGGDPVMFEHIFWFFGHPEVYIMILPAFGIVSTIIPTFARKRLFGYDSMVYAVASIAFLSFIVWAHHMFTVGIPLAGELFFMFSTMLIAVPTGVKVFNWLATMWRGSMTYETPMLFAIGFVFLFTIGGFSGIMLALAPVDFQYHNSYFVVAHFHYVLVPGAIFSIIAAIYYWIPKWTGVMYNETLGKLHFWLSAIFINVTFFPQHFVGLAGMPRRIPDYAVQFTDFNVISTYGAFLYFIAQFIMIYNFLRCAIWRKGMVPATAQVWEGAHGLEWTVPSPAPYHTFEDPPHVGDEPAAAH, encoded by the coding sequence ATGGCCAACACGCACGACCACAGCCACGATCACAGTCACGGGCACGACCACGCCCATGACGATCACCATCACGGCCCTGCCAAGGGTGTGATGCGCTGGATCAAGACCACCAACCACAAGGACCTCGGTACCTTGTATCTGTGGTTCTCGTTCACGATGTTCTTCATTGGCGGCCTGATGTCGCTGGTGATCCGCGCAGAGTTGTTCCAGCCGGGCATGCAGTTCATCGATCCCGAGTTCTACAACCAGATGATCACGCTGCACGCGCTGGTCATGATCTTCGGCGGCGTCATGCCGGCGTTCGTCGGCCTGGCGAACTGGATGGTGCCGATGATGATCGGCTGCTCCGATCTGGCCCTGCCCCGCGTCAATAACTGGGGCTTCTGGATCCTGCCGTTCGCGTTCTCGATGCTGCTGTCGACGCTGTTCCTGCCGGGCGGTGGCCCTGCCGGTGGCTGGACGCTGTATCCGCCGCTGGTGCTCCAGGGTGGTGCCTCGTTCCCGCTGACCATCTTCGCGATCCACATGCTCGGCATCTCGTCGATCACCGGCGCGATCAACGTCGTGGTCACGATCATGAACATGCGCGCGCCGGGCATGACCCTGCTGAAGATGCCGCTGTTCGTCTGGACCTGGCTGATCACCGCCTACCTGCTGATCGCGGTCATGCCAGTGCTTGCCGGTGCGGTGACCATGCTGCTGACCGACAAGTACTTCGGCACCAGCTTCTTCAATGCGGCTGGCGGCGGCGACCCGGTGATGTTCGAACACATCTTCTGGTTCTTCGGCCACCCGGAGGTCTACATCATGATCCTCCCGGCGTTCGGCATCGTCTCGACGATCATCCCGACCTTCGCCCGCAAGCGTCTGTTCGGCTATGACTCGATGGTCTACGCCGTTGCGTCGATCGCCTTCCTGTCGTTCATCGTCTGGGCGCACCACATGTTCACCGTCGGCATTCCGCTGGCTGGCGAACTGTTCTTCATGTTCTCGACGATGCTGATCGCGGTGCCGACCGGCGTGAAGGTGTTCAACTGGCTGGCGACGATGTGGCGCGGCTCGATGACCTACGAAACCCCGATGCTGTTCGCGATCGGCTTCGTGTTCTTGTTCACCATCGGCGGCTTCTCGGGAATCATGCTGGCGCTGGCGCCGGTCGATTTCCAGTACCACAACAGCTACTTCGTGGTTGCCCACTTCCACTACGTGCTGGTGCCGGGCGCGATCTTCTCGATCATTGCCGCCATCTACTACTGGATCCCGAAGTGGACGGGCGTGATGTACAACGAGACGCTCGGCAAGCTGCATTTCTGGCTGAGCGCGATCTTCATCAACGTCACCTTCTTCCCGCAGCATTTCGTCGGTCTGGCCGGCATGCCGCGCCGCATCCCGGATTACGCGGTGCAGTTCACCGACTTCAACGTGATCTCGACGTACGGTGCGTTCCTGTACTTCATCGCGCAGTTCATCATGATCTACAACTTCCTTCGCTGCGCCATCTGGCGCAAGGGCATGGTCCCGGCGACGGCGCAGGTCTGGGAAGGCGCGCATGGTCTGGAATGGACGGTGCCGTCGCCGGCGCCGTACCACACCTTCGAAGATCCGCCGCACGTTGGCGACGAGCCGGCTGCTGCGCACTGA
- the coxB gene encoding cytochrome c oxidase subunit II: MSNLIRGLRGLALAMTGMAGSFAAQAADTMENAYWNLPKGVTDISHEVWHLHMAAFWVCVVIAIVVFGVMFYSIFAHRRSKHPVPATFHHSTTVEIIWTIIPFVILIGLAIPAAGTLIKEYDTRNAEMTVKITGYQWKWQYEYVGEGVSFFSTLDPESNKARQLHSGIDPKTVPHYLHNTDNYLVLPVGKKVRFLLTSNDVIHGWWVPDLAIKKDAIPGFINEMWTQINEPGIYRGQCTVLCGRDHGFMPIVVEAKSEADYAAWLAKQKGGAEVAAAAPVAATDAAVDAPAAPAAEAAPTEVAAAAPAPAAAPAPAAAAAPAADAGKKLFLGNCAACHQATGAGMPPTFPALTGSKIATGPAAGAITQVLKGKNAMPPFAQLSDADVASILTYVRNDLGNKVGDTVTADQVKKLR; the protein is encoded by the coding sequence ATGTCGAACCTGATTCGCGGCCTGCGTGGCCTTGCTCTCGCAATGACCGGCATGGCCGGAAGTTTTGCGGCGCAGGCTGCAGACACGATGGAAAACGCCTATTGGAACCTGCCGAAGGGCGTCACCGACATCAGCCATGAGGTCTGGCACCTGCACATGGCCGCGTTCTGGGTCTGCGTGGTGATCGCCATTGTGGTGTTCGGCGTGATGTTCTATTCGATCTTCGCGCACCGCCGCTCGAAGCATCCGGTGCCGGCGACGTTCCATCATTCGACCACCGTCGAGATCATCTGGACGATCATCCCGTTCGTAATCCTGATCGGCCTGGCCATTCCGGCAGCCGGCACGCTGATCAAGGAATACGACACCCGCAACGCTGAGATGACGGTGAAGATCACCGGCTATCAGTGGAAGTGGCAGTACGAATACGTGGGCGAAGGCGTCAGCTTCTTCTCGACGCTCGATCCGGAATCGAACAAGGCGCGTCAGCTGCACTCGGGCATCGATCCGAAGACCGTGCCGCACTACCTGCACAACACCGATAACTATCTGGTGCTGCCGGTCGGCAAGAAGGTTCGCTTCCTGCTGACCTCGAACGACGTCATCCATGGCTGGTGGGTGCCGGATCTGGCGATCAAGAAGGACGCGATCCCGGGCTTCATCAACGAAATGTGGACGCAGATCAACGAACCGGGCATCTACCGCGGCCAGTGCACAGTTCTCTGCGGCCGTGACCACGGCTTCATGCCGATCGTCGTCGAAGCCAAGAGCGAAGCCGACTACGCTGCCTGGCTCGCCAAGCAGAAGGGTGGCGCTGAAGTAGCTGCTGCGGCCCCGGTTGCCGCTACCGATGCTGCTGTCGACGCGCCCGCCGCGCCTGCTGCCGAAGCGGCGCCGACGGAAGTCGCAGCGGCTGCTCCGGCACCTGCTGCTGCGCCAGCACCGGCCGCCGCCGCTGCCCCAGCAGCCGATGCTGGCAAGAAGCTGTTCCTCGGCAACTGCGCTGCCTGCCATCAGGCCACCGGCGCCGGCATGCCGCCGACCTTCCCGGCGCTGACCGGCTCGAAGATTGCGACGGGTCCGGCTGCGGGGGCGATCACCCAGGTGCTGAAGGGCAAGAACGCGATGCCGCCGTTTGCCCAGCTTTCGGACGCCGATGTCGCCTCGATCCTCACCTACGTGCGCAACGACCTCGGCAACAAGGTCGGCGACACCGTGACCGCCGATCAAGTCAAGAAGCTGCGCTGA
- a CDS encoding DUF2244 domain-containing protein — translation MIRPNASMSVRAAQGVMLVMATVSLSIAGLFTWHGFWPVLPFAGLELAALAWALQVSLRRNRYREVIEFDDQRLRIEFGMSGEGAALSVDWNRSATRVLLEMGPHRNDPSRLKLVNGPQSLELGRCLTDAEREQLATRLRELILAGWRAGPPLAAEGAAPDCN, via the coding sequence GTGATCCGTCCGAACGCGTCGATGTCGGTGCGTGCGGCACAAGGGGTGATGCTGGTGATGGCGACGGTGTCGCTGAGCATCGCGGGCTTGTTCACCTGGCACGGCTTCTGGCCGGTCCTGCCGTTTGCGGGATTGGAGCTGGCGGCGTTGGCTTGGGCGTTGCAGGTCAGCCTGCGTCGCAACCGGTATCGGGAAGTGATCGAGTTCGACGATCAGCGGTTGCGGATCGAATTCGGCATGAGCGGGGAAGGCGCTGCGCTGTCGGTGGACTGGAACAGGTCCGCGACGCGGGTGCTGCTGGAAATGGGGCCGCATCGCAACGATCCAAGCCGGCTCAAGCTGGTCAACGGGCCGCAAAGCCTGGAACTGGGGCGCTGCCTGACGGATGCTGAACGCGAGCAGCTGGCAACAAGATTGCGTGAACTGATACTGGCCGGCTGGCGCGCCGGGCCGCCTCTGGCGGCAGAAGGCGCGGCGCCGGACTGCAACTGA
- the bioD gene encoding dethiobiotin synthase gives MAQTIFVTGTDTGVGKTHAACALVRALRAQGLKVGAMKPVASGCERTADGLRNDDALALIEATGRPLAYADVNPYAFEPPIAPHLAAAAVNVDIDLAVLDAAHARLAADCEVLVVEGAGGWRVPLSAEAGRPTYAGWVASHDWPVLLVVGLRLGCLNHALLTAESIARRVPLVGWIANRLPPEQPAWRDNVATLTQQLPTPLLGCLPPADDAAAAIDIGALLKALRGS, from the coding sequence GTGGCACAGACGATCTTCGTCACCGGTACCGACACCGGCGTCGGCAAGACCCACGCCGCTTGCGCACTGGTCCGGGCGCTGCGCGCACAAGGGCTCAAGGTCGGTGCGATGAAACCGGTCGCCAGCGGTTGCGAGCGCACGGCGGATGGCCTCCGCAACGACGATGCCCTGGCGCTGATCGAAGCGACCGGCCGGCCCTTGGCCTATGCCGACGTCAATCCTTATGCCTTCGAACCGCCGATTGCGCCGCATCTTGCGGCGGCCGCCGTGAACGTCGATATCGACCTCGCGGTGCTCGATGCCGCCCATGCGCGGCTGGCGGCGGATTGCGAGGTGCTGGTTGTCGAGGGCGCGGGTGGCTGGCGGGTGCCGTTGTCGGCTGAAGCGGGTCGTCCCACTTATGCCGGCTGGGTCGCCAGCCATGATTGGCCGGTGCTGCTGGTGGTCGGTTTGCGGCTCGGTTGCCTGAATCACGCGCTGCTGACGGCGGAATCCATTGCGCGACGTGTGCCGCTGGTCGGTTGGATCGCCAATCGCCTGCCACCCGAGCAGCCGGCCTGGCGGGACAATGTGGCGACGCTGACACAGCAGTTGCCGACACCGCTCCTGGGCTGTCTGCCGCCGGCCGATGATGCCGCTGCGGCGATCGATATCGGCGCCCTGCTCAAGGCGCTGCGCGGAAGCTGA
- a CDS encoding aminotransferase class I/II-fold pyridoxal phosphate-dependent enzyme — protein sequence MNALVVGPSLLDVRLSHELERLRAADLYRQRRVIDGSHGVRLSVGGKSCISFCSNDYLGLASDPRVAEAGRAALTRVGTGSGAAALISGYNAEHARLEEELADYCGRERVLLFSSGWAANLGLLRALFGKDDTLICDELNHASLIDGARLSGARYVRAPHGDIAAIEAALIGAKERGGEIGIVSDSIFSMDGDEAEVPTLARLAKRSGATLIVDDAHGFGVQPAPGARYPGADAPEVYVATLGKSLGASGAFVAGSEALIEFLIQRARTWVFSTAPPPAIAAAARAALAIIRSEPDHQAQLARNIARFRAGIAALGDGLPFRLMASTTPIQPLIVGDAGRAMALSRALFERGYWVAAIRPPTVPAGTSRLRVTLSAAHDEVQIDGLIEAIGSCRLPPDTRR from the coding sequence ATGAACGCCCTGGTGGTCGGGCCTTCGCTGCTCGATGTCCGCCTGAGCCACGAACTGGAACGACTGCGCGCTGCCGATCTCTATCGCCAGCGTCGCGTCATCGATGGCAGCCACGGCGTGCGCTTGAGCGTCGGCGGCAAGTCCTGCATCAGCTTCTGCAGCAATGATTACCTCGGCCTGGCCAGCGATCCTCGGGTGGCCGAAGCCGGCCGTGCTGCGCTGACCCGAGTCGGCACCGGCAGCGGCGCGGCGGCGCTGATCTCCGGCTACAACGCCGAGCACGCAAGGCTTGAAGAAGAGCTGGCCGATTACTGCGGCCGCGAGCGCGTGCTGCTGTTCTCCAGCGGCTGGGCGGCGAATCTCGGTTTGCTGCGCGCGCTGTTCGGCAAGGACGACACGCTGATCTGCGATGAGCTGAACCACGCCAGCCTGATCGATGGCGCGCGCCTGTCCGGCGCCCGCTATGTGCGCGCGCCGCACGGCGATATCGCGGCGATCGAGGCGGCGCTGATCGGGGCCAAGGAGCGGGGCGGCGAGATCGGCATCGTCAGCGATTCGATCTTCAGCATGGACGGCGACGAGGCCGAGGTGCCGACGCTGGCGCGCCTGGCGAAACGCAGCGGCGCAACCCTGATCGTCGACGACGCACATGGTTTCGGCGTTCAGCCCGCGCCTGGCGCTCGCTATCCGGGCGCCGATGCGCCCGAGGTCTATGTCGCCACGCTCGGCAAGAGCCTCGGTGCATCCGGCGCCTTTGTTGCCGGCTCCGAAGCGCTGATCGAATTCCTGATCCAGCGCGCGCGAACCTGGGTGTTTTCGACGGCCCCGCCGCCCGCAATAGCCGCTGCGGCGCGCGCAGCCTTGGCGATCATTCGCAGCGAACCGGACCATCAGGCGCAGCTGGCCCGGAACATCGCCCGCTTCCGCGCCGGCATCGCCGCGCTCGGCGACGGTCTGCCGTTCCGACTGATGGCCTCGACAACGCCGATCCAGCCGCTGATCGTCGGCGATGCTGGCCGGGCGATGGCCTTGTCGCGCGCCTTGTTCGAGCGCGGTTACTGGGTGGCGGCGATCCGGCCGCCGACGGTACCGGCCGGAACCTCGCGGCTGCGGGTGACCTTGTCGGCGGCGCATGACGAGGTGCAGATCGACGGCCTGATCGAAGCGATTGGCAGCTGCCGTTTGCCACCCGACACCCGTCGCTGA
- the bioB gene encoding biotin synthase BioB — protein sequence MSLALAPSPSSLSAPVRNDWTRAEVEALFTLPFNDLLFRAQSVHRLHFDPNAVQLSTLLSIKTGACPEDCGYCPQSARFKTGLKAEPLMPLAEVVKAAVDAKANGATRFCMGAAWRAPKDKDIEKVSEMVREVKALGLETCVTLGMLKPEQAKNLASAGLDYYNHNLDTSPEFYGEIISTRTYDDRLETLANVREAGVKVCCGGIVGMGESETDRVEFLRALANLPQHPESVPINELVAVPGTPLANAAPLDPLDFVRMIAVARLMMPQSYVRLSAGRTQMSDETQAMCFFAGANSIFYGERLLTTTNPQNARDRALLAKLGMRTEQRIDGSAHLDHHHADVATADACSPQMACCDE from the coding sequence ATGTCGCTCGCCCTCGCGCCGTCGCCCAGCAGCCTGTCCGCTCCCGTTCGCAATGACTGGACGCGCGCCGAAGTCGAAGCGCTGTTCACGCTGCCGTTCAACGATCTGCTGTTCCGGGCTCAGAGCGTTCATCGCCTGCATTTCGATCCCAATGCGGTGCAGCTGTCCACCCTGCTGTCGATCAAGACCGGCGCCTGCCCCGAGGATTGCGGCTACTGCCCGCAGAGCGCGCGCTTCAAGACCGGCCTGAAGGCCGAGCCGCTGATGCCGCTCGCCGAAGTGGTCAAGGCCGCTGTTGACGCCAAGGCCAATGGCGCGACCCGCTTCTGCATGGGCGCCGCCTGGCGCGCGCCGAAGGACAAGGACATCGAGAAAGTGTCCGAGATGGTCCGCGAAGTGAAGGCCCTGGGCTTGGAAACCTGCGTCACGCTCGGCATGTTGAAGCCAGAGCAGGCGAAGAACCTGGCCAGCGCCGGCCTCGATTACTACAACCACAATCTCGATACCTCGCCGGAGTTCTACGGCGAGATCATCAGCACACGCACCTACGACGATCGCCTGGAAACGCTGGCCAATGTCCGCGAAGCCGGCGTCAAGGTCTGCTGCGGCGGCATCGTCGGCATGGGCGAGTCCGAGACCGACAGAGTCGAATTCCTGCGCGCGCTGGCCAATCTGCCGCAGCATCCGGAATCGGTGCCGATCAACGAACTGGTCGCCGTGCCCGGCACGCCGCTCGCCAATGCCGCGCCGCTTGATCCGCTGGACTTCGTGCGGATGATCGCCGTGGCCCGCTTGATGATGCCGCAGAGCTATGTGCGCCTGTCCGCCGGCCGCACCCAGATGAGCGATGAAACTCAGGCGATGTGTTTCTTCGCAGGCGCCAATTCGATCTTCTACGGCGAACGCCTGCTGACCACGACCAATCCGCAGAACGCCCGCGATCGCGCGCTGCTGGCCAAGCTCGGCATGCGCACCGAGCAGCGGATCGATGGCTCGGCCCATCTCGACCATCATCACGCGGACGTCGCGACCGCCGACGCCTGCAGTCCGCAGATGGCCTGCTGCGACGAATGA
- a CDS encoding ComF family protein — MVDVIGALKRWIVPSACLLCTGPADPGTICDGCRDSLPWNRIACPVCALPLASASAYICGSCAADAPHFDSALSAFRYQPPIAGAIAGLKYHAQFRQSRWLGGELAALVAARPEPFPELLLPVPLHPKRLRERGYNQALELARGINRVLAIDIDWQAATRIRETADQIGKRAVERRREVRGAFAVDQRIAGRHIALIDDVMTTGSTVNELARACREAGAARIEVWTAARVP, encoded by the coding sequence ATGGTTGACGTTATCGGGGCACTCAAGCGCTGGATCGTCCCCTCCGCCTGCCTGCTGTGCACCGGCCCGGCCGATCCGGGGACGATCTGCGACGGCTGTCGCGACAGCCTGCCGTGGAACCGCATCGCCTGTCCGGTCTGCGCCTTGCCGCTGGCCAGCGCTTCCGCATACATCTGCGGCAGCTGCGCGGCGGACGCGCCGCACTTCGATAGCGCGCTGTCGGCATTTCGCTATCAGCCACCGATTGCCGGCGCGATCGCCGGGCTGAAGTACCACGCGCAGTTCCGGCAGTCGCGCTGGCTCGGTGGTGAATTGGCGGCGCTGGTCGCGGCGCGTCCCGAGCCGTTTCCCGAACTCCTTCTTCCGGTCCCGCTGCATCCGAAACGCCTGCGCGAGCGCGGCTACAACCAGGCGCTGGAACTGGCGCGCGGTATCAACCGCGTGCTGGCGATCGACATCGACTGGCAAGCGGCGACGCGCATCCGCGAGACCGCCGACCAGATCGGCAAGCGCGCCGTCGAACGCCGCCGCGAAGTGCGCGGTGCGTTTGCCGTCGATCAACGAATCGCCGGACGGCACATCGCGCTGATCGATGACGTAATGACCACCGGCAGCACCGTCAACGAACTGGCCCGTGCCTGCCGGGAAGCGGGTGCCGCGCGAATCGAGGTCTGGACAGCAGCGCGAGTTCCCTGA
- a CDS encoding alpha/beta hydrolase: MMLRLVSAALLPAAVLSSGCARHIGKPETPQPARVERSYSVQRDQLFTPPNWPKALLADVYTPSGVPPSGDCWPAVLVIHGGGWKSGDREQVESLAERVAKRGYVAVNITYRLVPDALFPAPVEDVQQAVRWLRANAERYQVDPTRIGAWGYSAGAHLAALVGGLSPGDRLYAEDARLKVVVAGGIPSDLRKFHGGTLVPNFLGEHWSENSVAFRESSPAAYVTAGDPPVFLYHGTWDMLVPLDQSLDYQAALDAAGVPNELYLLRGLGHIAAFLMDGAAVQRGADFLDRHLR; this comes from the coding sequence ATGATGCTCAGACTCGTATCCGCAGCGCTGTTGCCGGCCGCTGTGCTCAGCAGCGGCTGTGCGCGCCATATCGGCAAGCCGGAAACGCCGCAGCCGGCCCGCGTCGAACGCAGCTACAGCGTGCAGCGCGATCAGCTGTTCACGCCGCCGAACTGGCCGAAGGCGCTGCTCGCCGATGTCTACACGCCGAGCGGTGTGCCGCCGTCCGGCGACTGCTGGCCGGCGGTGCTGGTGATCCACGGCGGCGGCTGGAAAAGCGGCGACCGCGAGCAGGTGGAATCGCTGGCCGAAAGAGTCGCCAAGCGCGGTTACGTGGCGGTCAACATCACTTATCGGTTGGTGCCGGATGCGCTGTTTCCGGCGCCGGTCGAGGACGTGCAGCAGGCGGTGCGCTGGCTGCGTGCCAATGCTGAGCGGTATCAGGTGGATCCGACCCGCATCGGCGCCTGGGGCTATTCGGCCGGGGCGCATCTGGCAGCGCTGGTCGGTGGCCTGAGTCCTGGTGACCGGCTCTATGCCGAAGACGCGCGGCTGAAAGTGGTGGTGGCGGGCGGCATCCCGTCCGACCTGCGCAAGTTCCACGGCGGCACCCTGGTGCCGAATTTCCTCGGCGAGCACTGGAGCGAGAATTCGGTGGCGTTCCGCGAATCCTCGCCAGCCGCGTACGTGACGGCCGGTGATCCGCCAGTGTTCCTGTACCACGGCACCTGGGACATGCTGGTGCCGCTCGATCAGTCGCTGGACTACCAGGCGGCGCTCGATGCCGCCGGGGTTCCCAACGAGCTGTACCTGCTGCGCGGTCTCGGCCATATCGCCGCGTTCCTGATGGATGGTGCGGCGGTGCAGCGTGGCGCCGATTTTCTCGATCGCCATCTGCGCTGA
- a CDS encoding alpha/beta hydrolase → MSTATLFRWPLAVVLLSLCGLIACAHAKGAEDGDDDVEVAASAGGATAAQREVVYTPANWPAALSGDLFTPSSKAPAGGRPAVIALHGGAWHKGDRTKLQGLGKRLASRGLVALTIDYRLVPDAIYPAQLQDVQQAVRWLRANAASIGVDPKRIAIWGSSAGAHLAVLEAGLSPGDQYFDPEARVQAVVGVGTPTDFRDGGGGNKSLAAFLGERWSKGSKVFIDASPIAHVSADDPPVFLIHGDADTTVPPEQATVYRDALTAAGVPNTLVLVPKAGHALGAAGKDALSSGMDFLAQRLHP, encoded by the coding sequence ATGTCCACCGCCACACTGTTTCGCTGGCCGCTTGCAGTTGTCCTGCTGAGCCTTTGCGGGCTTATTGCCTGCGCCCACGCGAAGGGGGCCGAAGACGGTGACGACGATGTCGAAGTAGCGGCTTCCGCCGGCGGCGCCACAGCTGCACAACGCGAGGTCGTCTACACCCCGGCGAATTGGCCGGCGGCGCTCTCCGGCGATCTGTTCACGCCAAGCAGCAAGGCTCCGGCGGGCGGGCGGCCAGCCGTGATCGCGCTGCATGGCGGCGCTTGGCACAAGGGTGATCGCACGAAGCTTCAGGGCTTGGGCAAACGTCTTGCCTCGCGCGGCTTGGTCGCGTTGACCATCGACTATCGGTTGGTGCCGGACGCGATCTACCCGGCGCAATTGCAGGACGTGCAGCAGGCGGTGCGCTGGTTGCGCGCCAATGCGGCGTCGATCGGCGTCGATCCGAAACGGATCGCGATCTGGGGTTCGTCGGCTGGCGCCCATCTGGCGGTATTGGAGGCGGGCCTGAGCCCTGGGGACCAGTATTTCGATCCGGAGGCGCGGGTACAGGCCGTGGTCGGTGTCGGCACGCCGACCGATTTCCGTGACGGCGGTGGTGGCAACAAGTCACTCGCCGCCTTTCTGGGCGAGCGCTGGAGCAAGGGTTCGAAGGTGTTCATCGACGCTTCACCGATCGCCCATGTCTCGGCGGACGATCCGCCGGTGTTCCTGATTCATGGCGACGCCGATACCACCGTGCCGCCCGAGCAGGCCACCGTTTACCGCGATGCGCTCACCGCCGCCGGCGTACCCAACACTTTGGTGCTGGTGCCCAAAGCCGGGCACGCGCTCGGCGCGGCTGGCAAGGATGCCTTGTCGAGCGGCATGGATTTTCTTGCCCAGCGGCTGCATCCCTGA
- the ubiA gene encoding 4-hydroxybenzoate octaprenyltransferase — MIRERLRERWQVWAQLMRLDKPVGIYLLLWPTLWALWFAAGGLPPLLLLAIFVAGTVLMRSAGCVINDLADRKFDGHVERTRQRPLASGRARPAEALILFVVLGLISLAVAAPLNAAALWLTVPAIVLAASYPFAKRFHSLPQAHLGIAFSWGIPMASAAVSGAVDWPMSTLLMAANLCWVIAYDTLYAMVDRDDDLRIGVKSSAILFGRFDRLIVGLLQTAALLLLAFAGWRVALGWPYYAGLLLAAIFAAHQLWQVRHRERAACFSAFVGNNRIGALVFLGLAVSLPPF; from the coding sequence ATGATTCGCGAACGTCTGCGGGAACGCTGGCAGGTCTGGGCCCAGCTGATGCGGCTCGACAAGCCGGTCGGCATCTATCTGCTGCTGTGGCCAACCTTGTGGGCGCTGTGGTTCGCGGCCGGCGGGCTGCCGCCGCTCTTGCTGCTGGCGATCTTCGTCGCCGGCACCGTGCTGATGCGCAGCGCCGGCTGCGTGATCAATGATCTTGCCGATAGGAAGTTCGATGGTCATGTCGAGCGCACTCGGCAGCGACCGCTGGCTTCAGGGCGAGCGCGGCCAGCGGAAGCGCTGATCCTGTTCGTCGTGCTCGGCCTGATCTCGCTCGCCGTGGCCGCGCCGCTGAATGCCGCCGCACTGTGGCTGACCGTGCCGGCGATCGTGCTCGCGGCGAGCTATCCGTTCGCGAAGCGCTTTCACAGCCTGCCGCAGGCGCATCTCGGCATCGCCTTTTCCTGGGGCATTCCGATGGCATCCGCTGCGGTATCCGGCGCGGTCGACTGGCCGATGTCGACCTTGCTGATGGCCGCCAATCTGTGCTGGGTGATCGCCTATGACACGCTGTATGCGATGGTCGATCGCGATGACGATCTGCGCATCGGCGTGAAATCCAGCGCCATCCTGTTCGGCCGCTTCGACCGATTGATCGTCGGCCTGCTTCAAACGGCCGCGCTATTGCTGCTGGCGTTCGCCGGCTGGCGGGTCGCGCTGGGATGGCCGTACTACGCGGGCCTGCTGCTGGCGGCAATTTTCGCCGCGCACCAGCTCTGGCAGGTGCGCCATCGCGAGCGCGCCGCCTGTTTTTCTGCTTTTGTCGGAAACAATCGTATCGGTGCGCTGGTCTTTCTGGGGCTCGCCGTCTCGCTGCCGCCGTTCTGA
- a CDS encoding DMT family transporter, which produces MKAPIPMLLALVAGAVLPLQAGLNGQLRGYLGNPFAAAFVSFSAGTLLLLAILIAMRAPLPASPQSVPWWLWVAGGTLGVGYLIMSIVLPPMLGVALTFGLIVAGQLTMSLALDHYGLLGFAPHLINPWRVLGAALIVAGVVLIRKF; this is translated from the coding sequence ATGAAAGCCCCGATCCCGATGCTGCTGGCGCTGGTCGCCGGTGCGGTCTTGCCCTTGCAGGCCGGCCTCAACGGCCAGTTGCGCGGCTACCTCGGCAATCCGTTCGCGGCGGCCTTCGTGTCGTTCTCGGCCGGAACCTTGCTGCTGCTCGCGATTCTGATCGCGATGCGCGCGCCGCTGCCGGCGAGCCCGCAGTCGGTGCCATGGTGGCTCTGGGTGGCGGGCGGCACGCTGGGCGTTGGTTACCTGATCATGAGCATCGTGCTGCCGCCGATGCTCGGCGTGGCGCTGACCTTCGGGCTGATCGTTGCCGGCCAGCTGACCATGTCGCTGGCGCTCGATCACTACGGCCTGCTCGGCTTCGCGCCGCACCTGATCAACCCCTGGCGGGTGCTCGGTGCGGCGCTGATCGTGGCCGGCGTGGTGCTGATCCGCAAATTCTGA